The Kordia sp. SMS9 DNA window TCCAAGCTGTTGCTACCGTTACCGTTTGATTCGCTGCTACAAAATCACATGGATCGTTTGGATTGGTACCATCATTTGCTTCATCTCCGTCTGTTACGCCGTCGCCATCTGTATCTGGATCTTGTGGATCGGTGGTGTTACCATTTGGATCGGCTGGTGTTGTTGGATCGTCTACGCCTGATGTTTCTTCTCCATTGTTTAATCCGTCATTATCACAATCTAAGTCTGTCCATGCAGCTTCTACTGCTGTGAGGTCTTGACTTGAGGCTTCGTATAAACATGGATCGTTTGGATTGGTGCCGTCGTTTGCTTCGTCTCCATCAGTTACGCCGTCGCCATCCGTATCTGGATCTTGTGGATCGGTGGTGTTTCCGTTTGGATTCGCTGGTGTTGTAGGATCATCGTTTCCTGTAACTTCTTCTTCATTGGTTAATCCGTCATTGTCACAGTCTAAACTATTCCAAGTTGCTTCTACTGGTACAGATTGACTTGCTAGTAATAAGTCACATGAATCGTTTGGATTCGTGCCATCATTTGCTTCATCTCCGTCTGTTACGCCGTCACCGTCCGTGTCTGAATTTTGTGGATCGGTGGTGTTACCGTTTGGATCGGCTGGTGTTGTTGGATCGTCTACGCCTGATGTTTCTTCTCCGTTATTTAGTCCGTCATTATCACAATCTAAGTCTGTCCATGCAGCAGTGACTGTTGCCAAGTCTTGATTCACAGGATTGTAATCACAAGGATCTTGTGGGTCTGTATTGTTTGGTCCTAGTGTTCCATCTCCATCTGGATCTACTTCATCTCCGTTGGTTACTCCATCGCCATCACAGTCTGATGTTAACCATGAAGCTGATACTGATGCCAAATTTTGTGCAGTTATATCATAGTCGCATGGATTATTGGGATCGGTTCCGTTTGGTCCTGCTGCTCCATCATTATTTGGATCCAGTTCTGTTATATTTGATACGCCATCTCCGTCGCAATCTGCTGTTGCCCATGCTGATGTCGTATTCATTAAGTCTACATTCGCTACTGTTGCTCCAACACATGGATCATTTGGATCTGAATCTGTGCCGTTTAGTGTGCCGTCTCCGTCACAATCTGCAGCAGCGTAAATTGCATTCGTTACGTCTTCATCTCCTAATGTACCATCGTCAACACAAGGATCTTGCGGATCTGGATCTGTGCCGTTTGGTGTGCCGTCTCCGTCACAATCTGCAGTAGCGTAAATTGCATTCGTTACGTCTTCATCTCCTAATGTACCATCGTCAACACAAGGATCTTGCGGATCTGGATCTGTGCTGTTTGGTGTGCCGTCTCCGTCACAATCTGACATTGTCCATATTGCGTTCGTAGCATCTTCGTCTCCTACCGTGCCATCGTCAACACATGGATCTTGTGGATCTGGATCTGTGCCGTTTGGTGTGCCATCTCCGTCACAATCTGCAGCAGCGTAAATTGCATTCGTAGCATCTTCGTCTCCTAATGTGCCATCGTCAACACATGGATCTTGTGGATCTGGATCTGTGCCGTTTGGTGTGCCATCTCCGTCACAATCTGCAGTAGCGTAAATTGCATTCGTAGCATCTTCGTCTCCTACCGTGCCATCGTCAACACATGAATCTTGCGGATTTGGATCAGTTCCGTTTGGTGTGCCGTCTCCGTCACAATCTGACATTGTCCATATTGCGTTCGTAGCATCTTCATCTCCTACCGTGCCATCGTCAACACATGGATCTTGCGGATCTGGATCGCCTCCATTTGGTGTGCCGTCTCCATCACAGTCTGCTATTAACCAAGCGGCGGTTTGTGTTTGTGTGACAAGTATTGGATTGTAATCACAAGGATCTTGTGGGTCTGTATTGTTTGGTCCTGCTGTACCGTCTCCATCTGGATCTACTTCATCCCCATTGGTTACTCCATCGCCATCACAGTCTGTTGTTAACCATGAAGCTGATACTGATGCCAAATTTTGTGCAGTTATATCATAGTCGCATGGATTATTGGGATCGGTTCCGTTTGGTCCTGCTGTTCCATCATTATCCGGATCCAGTTCTGTTATATTTGATACGCCATCTCCGTCACAATCTGCTGTTGCCCATGCTGATGTAGTATTCATTAAGTCTACATTCGCTACTGTTGCTCCAACACATGGATCATTTGGATCTGGATCTGTGCCGTTTGGTGTGCCGTCTCCGTCACAATCTGCAGCAGCGTAAATTGCATTGCTTAAATTTTCATCTCCTACCGTGCCATCGTCAACACATGGATCTTGTGGATCTGGATCAGTTCCGTTTGGTGTGCCATCTCCGTCACAATCTGCAGCAGCGTAAATTGCATTCGTTACGTCTTCATCTCCTACCGTGCCATCGTCAACACATGGATCTTGCGGATCTGGATCTGTGCCGTTTGGTGTGCCATCTCCGTCACAATCTGCAGCAGCGTAAATTGCATTCGTAGCATCTTCGTCTCCTAATGTGCCATCGTCAACACATGGATCTTGCGGATTTGGATCAGTTCCGTTTGGTGTGCCATCTCCGTCACAATCTGCAGCAGCGTAAATTGCATTGCTTAAATTTTCATCCCCTACCGTGCCATCGTCAACACATGGATCTTGCGGATTTGGATCAGTTCCGTTTGGTGTGCCGTCTCCGTCACAATCTGCAGCAGCGTAAATTGAATTGCTGAAATTTTCATCTCCTAATGTACCATCGTCAACACATGGATCTTGCGGATTTGGATCTGTGCCGTTTGATGTGCCGTCTCCGTCACAATCTGCAGCAGCATAAATTGCATTCGTTATGTCTTCGTCTCCTACCGTGCCATCGTCAACACATGGATCTTGCGGATTTGGATCTGTGCCGTTTGATGTGCCGTCTCCGTCACAATCTGCAGTAGCGTAAATTGCATTCGTAGCATCTTCGTCTCCTAATGTGCCATCGTCAACACATGGATCTTGTGGATTTGGATCTGTGCCGTTTGGTGTGCCGTCTCCGTCACAATCTGCAGCAGCGTAAATTGCATTCGTTACGTCTTCATCTCCTAATGTACCATCGTCAACACATGGATCATTTGGATCTGGATCTGTGCCGTTTGGTGTGCCGTCTCCGTCACAATCTGCAGCAGCGTAAATTGCATTGCTTAAATTTTCATCTCCTACCGTGCCATCGTCAACACATGGATCTTGTGGATCTGGATCAGTTCCGTTTGGTGTGCCATCTCCGTCACAATCTGCAGCAGCGTAAATTGCATTCGTTACGTCTTCATCTCCTACCGTGCCATCGTCAACACATGGATCTTGCGGATCTGGATCTGTGCCGTTTGGTGTGCCATCTCCGTCACAATCTGCAGCAGCGTAAATTGCATTGCTTAAATTTTCATCTCCTAATGTGCCATCGTCAACACATGGATCTTGTGGATCTGGATCTGTGCCGTTTGGTGTGCCATCTCCGTCACAATCTGCAGTAGCGTAAATTGCATTCGTAGCATCTTCGTCTCCTACCGTGCCATCGTCAACACATGAATCTTGCGGATTTGGATCAGTTCCGTTTGGTGTGCCGTCTCCGTCACAATCTGACATTGTCCATATTGCGTTCGTAGCATCTTCATCTCCTACCGTGCCATCGTCTACACATGGATCTTGCGGATCTGGATCGCCTCCATTTGGTGTGCCGTCTCCATCACAGTCTGCTATTAACCAAGCGGCGGTTTGTGTTTGTGTGACAAGTATTGGATTGTAATCACAAGGATCTTGTGGGTCTGTATTGTTTGGTCCTGCTGTACCGTCTCCATCTGGATCTACTTCATCTCCGTTGGTTACTCCATCACCATCACAGTCTGTTGTTAACCATGAAGCTGATACTGATGCCAAATTTTGTGCAGTTATATCATAGTCGCATGGATTATTGGGATCGGTTCCGTTTGGTCCTGCTGTTCCATCATTATCTGGATCCAGTTCTTCTCCATTGGTAACTCCGTCTCCGTCACAATCTGCTGTTGTGTATAATGGATTGCTTAAATCAGCAACTGTTCCTGCCGCACATGGATCATATTCCTCACGGAAGTCTACTTCTGAAGTAGTAGGATCATCATCATTGTCTGTTCCTAATGCTCCTGTATTTAAGTTGTCGTTAACATCTGGTTCAACGCCAGTGTCATCACTTGTATCAAAACCGTCATCCAATCCGTCCCCATCTGTGTCAGTTCCTGTGAAGGTTCCTTGTCCTGCTTCTAATATGTCATCAATTCCGTCATTGTCACTGTCAGTATCTAGATAATCTGGTGTTGCATCTGTGTCTGTGTTTTCTGGAGTATCTATGAAGCCGCCGCCTTCATACGCATCATCGATTCCGTTGTTATTGTTGTCAATTCCACTTGGTGGCGTGTAGCTTCCTGTGGATTGTGCTTCTATATTGTCTGGAATTCCATCATCATCGGCGTCAATGTCTAGATAGTCTGAACCGTCATTTATATTTCCATCGGTGTTTGCTGGAACAGTTCCTGCGGTGTTGTCTGCTTGACCGTCCATATTTCCATCTGCAAAGACCGCATCGTCTGCATCTACATCACCATCATTGTCAGTGTCTAAGTCACCATTTCCTGTTTCGACAACATCGGTAATTCCATCATTGTCACTGTCTAAATCAAAATGGTTTGGAATACCATCATTATCGGCATCGAAGCCTGATTCGATCATGCCATTTACATCTCCAATTAGTGGATCGGCTGGTGCATCGTCTAGATAGTTTGGTACGCCGTCGTTGTCTGTGTCTGCACTTGGATCTATTCCTGTTGGATTTTCATCTACATCGGCGATTCCGTCATTGTCATCATCAACATCATCTATATCCGTGATTCCGTCACCGTCACTGTCCATTTCCTCACGGAAGTCTACTTCTGAAGTAGTAGGATCATCATCATTGTCTGTTCCTGATGCTCCTGTATTTAAGTTGTCGTTAACATCTGGTTCAACGCCAGTGTCATCACTTGTATCAAAACCGTCATCCAATCCGTCCCCATCTGTGTCAGTTCCTGTGAAGGTTCCTTGTCCTGCTTCTAATATGTCATCAATTCCGTCATTGTCACTGTCAGTATCTAGATAATCTGGTGTTGCATCTGTGTCTGTGTTTTCTGGAGTATCTATGAAGCCGCCGCCTTCATACGCATCATCGATTCCGTTGTTATTGTTGTCAATTCCACTTGGTGGCGTGTAGCTTCCTGTGGATTGTGCTTCTATATTGTCTGGAATTCCATCATCATCGGCGTCAATGTCTAGATAGTCTGAACCGTCATTTATATTTCCATCGGTGTTTGCTGGAACAGTTCCTGCGGTGTTGTCTGCTTGACCGTCCATATTTCCATCTGCAAAGACCGCATCGTCTGCATCTACATCACCATCATTGTCAGTGTCTAAGTCACCATTTCCTGTTTCGACAACATCGGTAATTCCATCATTGTCACTGTCTAAATCAAAATGGTTTGGAATACCATCATTATCGGCATCGAAGCCTGATTCGATCATGCCATTTACATCTCCAATTAGTAGATCGGCTGGTGCATCGTCTAGATAGTTTGGTACGCCGTCGTTGTCTGTGTCTGCACTTGGATCTATTCCTGTTGGATTTTCATCCACATCGGCGATTCCGTCATTGTCATCATCAACATCATCAACATCGGGAATTCCATCGGCGTCTGTATCTACTGGAAGTAATACTGCTGGACCTGTAGGGTCTTCTATGACACCAGTTATTTCAATATTATCATCACCAACAAGATCATCAACCAATACGTATGTTGCCGTTAATACATTGATTCCATTGATATTTTCTATTTGTTGTGTAATTGGTATTAGATTCCCTCGGTAATCGAAATCTATTCCACCTGCAGAAGAAGGTCCAAATTTTCGGTACGCATCATAATCAGATAAGGACGAGATTCCATACCAATAGAATTTTACTGTTGCGGCTTGTCCGTTTCCTACACATGCTAAAGAGAAGTCTATTAATCCATAAGGATAATCATATACCGCATCTTGACTCGCTAGAGAAGCTTCTGTCAATAATACCATTGAGGTAATTTGATTACAATCTTCACCTACATTTGGCGATGTTACTTCTATGGTTACATAGTCACCATTTGCATCTGGAATTGAGGCTACATCTGGTTGTTGACTATCTAGTGTTCCGTCATTGTTTCCATCTCCACCATTTGGTGCGCCATCTTCAACAGCTTCATCTACATTGTCCATATCATTCGTAACACCTGTAAAATTCACTGTTACAGAACTTATGGAAGAGAGACAACTTGTTACTGTGTAATCAAAAATATATGTTCCTGTTACAAGACCTGAACTATTTAAGGTTCCTGCACTTTGATCAAAGTTTACTCCTGGCGCAGCAGAACTTCCATTGATGCTCCATGTTCCTCCAGCATCTGGAGAACCATTGAGGTTTGTGAATAAATTTATAATTCCTGAAGCTGTTGTTGCTGCTATGGTATTGTTTGTTCCTGCATTTGGTGCTGCTTGCACTGATACTGTGACTGATGTAGTTTCATTGATAGTACATGGACCACTAGCATTTACTGTGTAGTCAAAGATATATACTCCTCCCGTGGTTGGATCGAATGTTCCTGCTCCTGCGCTAAAGTCTCCGCCAGGCATATTAGGAGAACTTCCTGAAACTGTCCAATTTCCTCCTAAATCCGCTCCTGTTAGTAATGTATTTAAGTCAACCAAAACATCTCCTGCACAGGCATAATTGTCTGTTCCTGTTCCTGCTTCTGGTTTGTCTGTAACTGTAACCACTACTACATCTTCTCCTGCACACATGGTACCGTTGTCAGCATTTAATCGAAACCATGTTGTTTCATTTACTGTAACGGAAGGTGTTAGTGTGGCTATTTCAAAAGGTGCACTCCATGGACCAGTTGGTCCATCTGTACTGTACGACCAAGCATATCCCCCAGAACCATTGACTCCAATATTATCTTGAATGTTTAATGCTTCATTTGCTGCTACCGATGGTGTAAATGGTACTTCATAGATAGAAGCTGTAGCGGCAGTACACGAATCATCATTTATTTGAGCAGAAGGCGTTCCGTTAGGAATGGTTCCACTTGTAAAAGTGGAGGTATTAGAACCGTCGACAAAACTTATGATTACGGAGTCTATTTCTCCAAAATCCTGAAATTCACAGTCATATATTTGTACTTTCCATCCTCCTTGTCTTGCATCATAGCCATTGAGCGGCGTCATATCGATAAGATTGATTCCTGAAGCAGGAGAGAAAACAGTACACACTGTACTGTTATTGGATGGATTGGAATAATAGGCATTGTATGTACCTGTTAAAGCGGGACCTGCTCCACTACATGCATTGTTTCTTGCAAATTCACATATATCAAAAACGGGAAGTGTTGGTGTGATGGTTTGATCATTGGTGAATGTTAGATTTACTGCATTGTCTGCGGCATAACATGGACTTCCTGTTTCATTGAGTCCTAGTGGAATATTAACTAAACCATCTGGCGACACTAAATAATACCCAACGTCAGATATGTAGGTATGTGTTACGTTGAATGTAACTGACACTACGGTTGAATTTGTAATTCTGAAAGGTCTTTCTACTGGATCGTAATAGGTGAAATCTGTATTGTTTGCTGCTATACCATTAAGCATTACAGTATCTCCTGAACAAGCTATAAGGTCTGAACCTGCTTGTGTTTGAATAGATGTATTCCAAACCCAAGCTCTTCCTTCTTCAATAGTTCCTCCATCGTTTCTAACTACTAAATAACCCCCATCGGCTAATCCTGTTTGAATTCT harbors:
- a CDS encoding gliding motility-associated C-terminal domain-containing protein, whose product is MLVFSSESKAQVVTTWGGLSGTVPENNFQTSSLSAVGDGVTFVTVDITRGPSVTTGGVENAVAPAIILTNSFNNSRATTGISGNLYTYTFSEPVHVILSSQEHSELIRTENIKISSPDAGALFSGSLTGGQTGHFINNNNTSEIHIGSSSSISTAGTYWTVQSNIAVTSLTVEYYVTDGAEAASGEPFTLDLAPVPYIRLDDTNITGAGGINISVPGCSKSTEFLDAASTGATSEFNAPHGLDFMTITLTNPQDVGDETLSIKGIFPGVSVSGNGTTTLTVTNQSADVNTVRNTLDDLVYVNSAVVPEIATPRIVEITVTDPFGNTSATTTATLTLTNPPNSGATSGPFYVFTTDTTADLFSALDGSEDAGGIWMDNDTTGALSGSTLTVSSLPLGPSTFNYVVSGTGPCNDETTTVLVIKLEGSEIALSAPTASSNCGTLTTNYTNPLFSANSDDPIFVFDGGANVGQLECPAGVGVTTYDWYLFNPTTNTYDNYAINSTRIQTGLADGGYLVVRNDGGTIEEGRAWVWNTSIQTQAGSDLIACSGDTVMLNGIAANNTDFTYYDPVERPFRITNSTVVSVTFNVTHTYISDVGYYLVSPDGLVNIPLGLNETGSPCYAADNAVNLTFTNDQTITPTLPVFDICEFARNNACSGAGPALTGTYNAYYSNPSNNSTVCTVFSPASGINLIDMTPLNGYDARQGGWKVQIYDCEFQDFGEIDSVIISFVDGSNTSTFTSGTIPNGTPSAQINDDSCTAATASIYEVPFTPSVAANEALNIQDNIGVNGSGGYAWSYSTDGPTGPWSAPFEIATLTPSVTVNETTWFRLNADNGTMCAGEDVVVVTVTDKPEAGTGTDNYACAGDVLVDLNTLLTGADLGGNWTVSGSSPNMPGGDFSAGAGTFDPTTGGVYIFDYTVNASGPCTINETTSVTVSVQAAPNAGTNNTIAATTASGIINLFTNLNGSPDAGGTWSINGSSAAPGVNFDQSAGTLNSSGLVTGTYIFDYTVTSCLSSISSVTVNFTGVTNDMDNVDEAVEDGAPNGGDGNNDGTLDSQQPDVASIPDANGDYVTIEVTSPNVGEDCNQITSMVLLTEASLASQDAVYDYPYGLIDFSLACVGNGQAATVKFYWYGISSLSDYDAYRKFGPSSAGGIDFDYRGNLIPITQQIENINGINVLTATYVLVDDLVGDDNIEITGVIEDPTGPAVLLPVDTDADGIPDVDDVDDDNDGIADVDENPTGIDPSADTDNDGVPNYLDDAPADLLIGDVNGMIESGFDADNDGIPNHFDLDSDNDGITDVVETGNGDLDTDNDGDVDADDAVFADGNMDGQADNTAGTVPANTDGNINDGSDYLDIDADDDGIPDNIEAQSTGSYTPPSGIDNNNNGIDDAYEGGGFIDTPENTDTDATPDYLDTDSDNDGIDDILEAGQGTFTGTDTDGDGLDDGFDTSDDTGVEPDVNDNLNTGASGTDNDDDPTTSEVDFREEMDSDGDGITDIDDVDDDNDGIADVDENPTGIDPSADTDNDGVPNYLDDAPADPLIGDVNGMIESGFDADNDGIPNHFDLDSDNDGITDVVETGNGDLDTDNDGDVDADDAVFADGNMDGQADNTAGTVPANTDGNINDGSDYLDIDADDDGIPDNIEAQSTGSYTPPSGIDNNNNGIDDAYEGGGFIDTPENTDTDATPDYLDTDSDNDGIDDILEAGQGTFTGTDTDGDGLDDGFDTSDDTGVEPDVNDNLNTGALGTDNDDDPTTSEVDFREEYDPCAAGTVADLSNPLYTTADCDGDGVTNGEELDPDNDGTAGPNGTDPNNPCDYDITAQNLASVSASWLTTDCDGDGVTNGDEVDPDGDGTAGPNNTDPQDPCDYNPILVTQTQTAAWLIADCDGDGTPNGGDPDPQDPCVDDGTVGDEDATNAIWTMSDCDGDGTPNGTDPNPQDSCVDDGTVGDEDATNAIYATADCDGDGTPNGTDPDPQDPCVDDGTLGDENLSNAIYAAADCDGDGTPNGTDPDPQDPCVDDGTVGDEDVTNAIYAAADCDGDGTPNGTDPDPQDPCVDDGTVGDENLSNAIYAAADCDGDGTPNGTDPDPNDPCVDDGTLGDEDVTNAIYAAADCDGDGTPNGTDPNPQDPCVDDGTLGDEDATNAIYATADCDGDGTSNGTDPNPQDPCVDDGTVGDEDITNAIYAAADCDGDGTSNGTDPNPQDPCVDDGTLGDENFSNSIYAAADCDGDGTPNGTDPNPQDPCVDDGTVGDENLSNAIYAAADCDGDGTPNGTDPNPQDPCVDDGTLGDEDATNAIYAAADCDGDGTPNGTDPDPQDPCVDDGTVGDEDVTNAIYAAADCDGDGTPNGTDPDPQDPCVDDGTVGDENLSNAIYAAADCDGDGTPNGTDPDPNDPCVGATVANVDLMNTTSAWATADCDGDGVSNITELDPDNDGTAGPNGTDPNNPCDYDITAQNLASVSASWLTTDCDGDGVTNGDEVDPDGDGTAGPNNTDPQDPCDYNPILVTQTQTAAWLIADCDGDGTPNGGDPDPQDPCVDDGTVGDEDATNAIWTMSDCDGDGTPNGTDPNPQDSCVDDGTVGDEDATNAIYATADCDGDGTPNGTDPDPQDPCVDDGTLGDEDATNAIYAAADCDGDGTPNGTDPDPQDPCVDDGTVGDEDATNAIWTMSDCDGDGTPNSTDPDPQDPCVDDGTLGDEDVTNAIYATADCDGDGTPNGTDPDPQDPCVDDGTLGDEDVTNAIYAAADCDGDGTLNGTDSDPNDPCVGATVANVDLMNTTSAWATADCDGDGVSNITELDPNNDGAAGPNGTDPNNPCDYDITAQNLASVSASWLTSDCDGDGVTNGDEVDPDGDGTLGPNNTDPQDPCDYNPVNQDLATVTAAWTDLDCDNDGLNNGEETSGVDDPTTPADPNGNTTDPQNSDTDGDGVTDGDEANDGTNPNDSCDLLLASQSVPVEATWNSLDCDNDGLTNEEEVTGNDDPTTPANPNGNTTDPQDPDTDGDGVTDGDEANDGTNPNDPCLYEASSQDLTAVEAAWTDLDCDNDGLNNGEETSGVDDPTTPADPNGNTTDPQDPDTDGDGVTDGDEANDGTNPNDPCDFVAANQTVTVATAWNSLDCDNDGLTNEEEVTGNDDPTTPANPNGNTTDPQDPDTDGDAVTDGDEANDGTNPNDPCLYEASSQDITAVEAAWTDLDCDNDGLNNGEETSGVDDPTTPADPNGNTTDPQDPDTDGDGVTDGDEANDGTNPNDPCDFVAANQTVTVATAWNSLDCDNDGLTNEEEVTGNDDPTTPANPNGNTTDPQDPDTDGDGVTDGTEANDGTNPNDPCLYEASSQDITAVEAAWTDLDCDNDGLNNGEETSGVDDPTTPADPNGNTTDPQNSDTDGDGVTDGDEANDGTNPNDSCDLLLASQSVPVEATWNSLDCDNDGLTNEEEVTGDDDPSTPANPNGNTTDPQDPDTDGDGVTDGDEATDGTNPNDPCVYEASSQDLTAVEAAWTDLDCDSDGLNNGEETSGVDDPTTPSDPNGNTTDPQDPDTDGDGVTDGVEANDGTNPNDPCDFVAANQTVTVATAWNSLDCDNDGLTNEEEVTGNDDPSTPANPNGNTTDPQDPDTDGDGVTDGDEAVNGTNPNDPCLYEASSQDLTAVEAAWNDLDCDSDGLNNGEETSGVDDPTTPADPNGNTTDPQDPDTDGDGVTDGDEANDGTNPNDSCDLLLASQSVPVEATWNSLDCDNDGLTNEEEVTGNDDPSTPANPNGNTTDPQDPDTDGDGVTDGTEANDGTNPNDPCLYEASSQDITAVEAAWTDLDCDSDGLNNGEETSGVDDPSTPADPNGNTTDPQDPDTDGDGVTDGIEAVNGTNPNDPCDFVAANQTVTVATAWNGLDCDNDGLTNEEEVTGNDDPSTPANPNGNTTDPQDPDTDGDGVTDGDEAVDGTNPNDPCLYEASSQDITAVEAAWTDLDCDNDGLNNGEETSGVDDPTTPADPNGNTTDPQNSDTDGDGVTDGDEANDGTNPNDSCDLLLASQSVPVEATWNSLDCDNDGLTNEEEVTGNDDPTTPANPNGNTTDPQDPDTDGDGVTDGDEANDGTNPNDPCLYEASSQDLTAVEAAWTDLDCDNDGLNNGEETSGVDDPTTPADPNGNTTDPQDPDTDGDGVTDGDEANDGTNPNDPCDFVAANQTVTVATAWNSLDCDNDGLTNEEEVTGNDDPTTPANPNGNTTDPQDPDTDGDAVTDGDEANDGTNPNDPCLYEASSQDITAVEAAWTDLDCDNDGLNNGEETSGVDDPTTPADPNGNTTDPQNSDTDGDGVTDGDEANDGTNPNDSCDLLLASQSVPVEATWNSLDCDNDGLTNEEEVTGNDDPSTPANPNGNTTDPQDPDTDGDGVTDGTEANDGTNPNDPCLYEASSQDITAVEAAWTDLDCDNDGLNNGEETSGVDDPTTPADPNGNTTDPQNSDTDGDGVTDGDEANDGTNPNDSCDLLLASQSVPVEATWNSLDCDNDGLTNEEEVTGNDDPSTPANPNGNTTDPQDPDTDGDGVTDGDEATDGTNPNDPCVYEASSQDLTAVEAAWTDLDCDSDGLNNGEETSGVDDPTTPSDPNGNTTDPQDPDTDGDGVTDGDEANDGTNPNDPCDLLLASQSVPVEAAWNGLDCDNDGLTNEEEVSGVDDPSTPSDPNGNTTDPQDPDTDGDGVTDGVEAVDGTNPNDPCEYNPVNQDLATVTAAWNDLDCDNDGLTNGEEVTGTDDPATPNDPNGNVTDPLDEDTDGDGVTDGDEANDGTDPNNACNFVMASQTVPVDTAFEDLDCDGDGVTNAQEILDGTDLDDPCDFDAINQNITIVTDAWDAIDCDGDGVVNGQEILDATDPQNPCDFDINSQDISIVTMNFDDLDCDGDGVTNGQEAIDGTDPEDPCKYEMSSQDVTAVSVDWEMLDCDGDGVMNGDEITDGTRVQNPCDYDTVNQDINAVSAAWSNADCDGDGVTNGDELADGTNPLDDCSLNVASQTISPSDAWNTGDCDGDGVTNAVEVANDNTNPADPCDFDFNSQDLDAVSAAWLALNCDGDAIPNGDELGDDNGNNIPDYVEVNNGDPNIEIEIYDIVTPNGDGLNDVFTIKGIQNFPNNNLKIYNRWGIKVYDVDGYGQGNKFFRGYSEGRVTIAKDDRLPVGTYYYVLSYVDGNGNRQEKAGPFYINRR